In Carassius auratus strain Wakin chromosome 37, ASM336829v1, whole genome shotgun sequence, the DNA window ATTTACAATTTGTAAGTGGAATTGGACCTCACTATAAACGTATGTTCGTGTTTCTGTGCAGATTTCCCTGAATGCGTGGTTCTGGTCTACAGTGTTCCACACGAGAGACACTTATCTAACAGAGGTAACCCTTCAAGAGATGATTCAAAGACAAATTCAGAATGTTTTCTTAGGTTCTTTGATAAAGAGTGATGACTGTCAgggaaaaaatgttttgttttacagaagATGGACTACTTCTGTGCATCAGCTGTCATTCTTTACTCTATCTACTTGTGCTGTGTCAGGTGAGTGAACAGGAAATAAATGGCTGATTAACAGTATATATTGCTAGCTAATATTTTGTTTATGATGGTGTTTTGAGGATTGATATTTGTGTTTCAGGACATTGGGCTTGCGTAGACCTGCGATTTCCAGTATGGTGGGAGCTCTGCTCATTCTGGCCTTCACATCTCATGTGTCTTATCTGACCTTCGTCAGTTTTGACTACGGGTACAACATGGCTGCCAATGCCACCATAGGTAAGTGTTGTGAATACAGCAGTGTGTTTACGTACATGATTTTACAGTGCCTATGATAAGTGGATAACGTGTAAGTTCATGTTAAATATGGcctaaatgttgttgttgttttggtaaAAGGCTATGAATGGATTGTATTTACCGTATTTTAAGTTTCAtctaagtcgcatcagtccaaaaatatgtcttgatgaggaaaaaaacatatgtaagtcgcactggacttataagtcgcatttatttagaaccaagaagcagtagaaaacattaccgtctccagccgcgagagggcgctcttatgtgttcagtgtagactacaggagcactgagcagcatagtgcgccctctcgtggctggagacggtactGTTTTCTactggttcatttctcttggttcatttctctcagttcatgtcaaattaattttgataaataagtcgcacctgactatagtccggaaaatacggtacttaatatttgtaatacttgtatttatcttaataaatgtttctgggTTTCTTATTGTGTAAATGATTCATCAGTGtacattattccaaataaaaacagGACATCGGTATTACAACAGGATACAAAATATTGAGGTCTGACTTGAAGAGCTGCTTTTCACGATCCAGTCAAttcaaactgaattaaataattgTGAATAAATTCAAGTCATGACCTATGTTTTTAATATCCTGTTTCATTCAGCAAAAATATCACGTTACTGGATTAAAGCGAGTTTAATCTCTATTGAttcactgtatatataaaatgtttgttgtgttaatatattttaaactataatttagCTGCATTTTCATCAACTGAATCAATGCAAGGCCAGCTTCACATTATGGAACACCACAGGATTTATGCACTGATTTCCCGCCAATTTACAGTTTGGAGAAGTTGACGCTAGCTGCTGAAAGTCAGAGGCATTCCGCAGATTTGAGTTGACAAATTTAATAGAAAATCGCGTAGTGTAAATACAAGTGTTACAAATATTAAGCAAATACAATCCATTCATagccttttccaaaaaaaaaaaaaaaaaaaaaaacagcttcagaCTATGATTCCATCCAGTCGGAGGAAGGGTATCaaacatatttgatattttgagctGATTTTTAGAACACATGTAGTTTTCGATTTTCAcacatatctctttttttttttttgcatgagttTGTTGTGATCAGAAGGACTTTAAAGCCTGGTAGTCAGTGTATGATCCTCAGTTGTTTAGTGTATAATGGCCAGTTTTTCATCGGCGACTATTAAAAGTCAGTAAGTGTATGATTTCCAGTATTTTTAGatcttttcagtttttaaaagtcACGTAAGGGTATTCCAGCCTTAaaggtttaaaaacaaaactgagaCAGTAATAGGCAACAAAAGGTATTTGTTTCTCACCCGTCTGTCATTCCCCCTGGTCACAGGTATGATAAACCTGTTATGGTGGCTGTGCTGGTGTTGGCTGAACCGCAGGATTTTGCCGTACTGGTGGAAGTGTGGGATGGTGGTGCTCTTACTGCATGGTCTAGCCCTGCTGGAGCTACTGGATTTCCCTCCACTCTTCTGGGTTCTTGACGCTCATGCCGTCTGGCACCTCAGCACTGTGCCCGTACACTTCCTCTTCTACAGGTACACATGCACTAAATTGGGTGTCTACAGCATGCAAATTGCACATATTCATTTTGGTGCCCATATTATAGTTTCTACACATTTCTCAATACCATAGGTAATGTTTTCAAAACCCTTCACACAGTTCTCCTTACCAACTTTCATCTTGGCACAGCAGAAAATTTCACATCTAGGCTACGCTAACTTGTTTCAAATCAGTTACTTCTTCTATAACACATAGCAAGGATAGTCCACCAACAAACACTATGTCAATCATAAAACTATGACCTAACAGGTAGCATTATACagtgttttcttttgtaaaattcCTTTAGAAAACTATAATGGCAGCTCTCTACTGTTTAGAATTCACTGCAGTTTGTTCGATGTTCCGTTTTTACATCGCAGTACAAAACTATTATGAAGTTGTCTCCTTTTGTATAGATGGTAATGAAATTGTAAGATCAGCTATCGAATcattttcatagtatttttttaataaaaaaaaagatatctatTTAATTACTGTAGAAATGTGAGATTCACGTTATTTGAAAGAtagtcattgaatgcattttCTAACAAAGCAACAGAAACTGATCCAGTTTACCCTTCATATTCTGCTAATGAAGAGTTTTGAAAAAAGTGCAGAGCCctgcaaaaaaaggaaaatgatataatttattatacaatataatatataataataattataatatattatttattatttattaatatattattatgtgcgtatatatatatatatatatatatatagataattttttttgtttttgttttatcatagccacaattaattatttaattcccCAAACTAGAGAGAGAATGAATATATTCCATggtcacaatttaaataaaattagggAACTAATTAGAATAAGTAAGTTGCTTGTGGGAACGAGTTCTTAATTTGTGACCATGATATTCAATGTTTTTTCCCTACATGCTATGTGCAGGGTTCTGTAGAAACAGGTCCTGAtgcttgtattaaaaaaacaacaacaaaaactactgTAAACTACAAaattggtgtaggatttactttgaatcTGTTTTCATTGAGAAATTGATGctgaatttcacaaataattacaaacacAGCAAGTCACCTGTGAAATAAACATGATATTTCTCAAGTAGAAatgttcttgtaaaacatacaaaataatttttacagtgaatgttttcttgtttttttgatTCTTGTAGCTTTCTCATAGATGACAGCCTTCACCTCCTCAACACAGAGAAGCCTGGAGTGAAACTGGACTAGGAGGAAACCGTCTCAGAACCCCAACCCCTCCTCTCATATCCTTCCCATCAGGGCAAGTGCGAGCCGGACTGAGCCAGGCCTCAGCCGCAGTGGCTTCCGGCACGTGTCCCTGGGGCTGACGTTCTGAATTCCATCGATTTCTTTGTGTTTGCggattcttttttttatcataactTTTTAATTTTGCTTTGTACAGAAAGAGTTGTCGTTTGATCTAGTTTAAAGATCTGCTTCTATACTGAAACCTGAATGACGTTTGCATTCACTTGAGCTTTGCCTTCAGTTAAGAAGTAAATGGGCCTTTATCAACAAAGCACTCTTCTGAAAAGGTGCACAGAATAATAACCATCTCTGCAGATCAGTATCTCCACATAAGTTTTTCTTATCTCCCATTCATATCCGTCTGTATTTGAGGTGCTTGTTTCAATGGCCCTGAAGTGAATATATTTCAGAGGTAGTAGTAGACTGAGCTTCAGTTTTAACTAGAAGCGTGCTGTCCATCAGGAGGGGTTATGAGTGAGCAGTGTGCTCTGTTTCTGAGACGTGTGACCAGGGTGCAATAGCACCAGCAAAGAGTGCAGTGCTGATTAGTTTCCACATTGTGGTAAGTCACTGATCACTGTTCTGTGACTTTCCGGCAAAGACTTGTGATGGATTGGACGTTTTGTTGTGATAGCAGTGCATATCAAGTTACCCATTTTTTCTGTAATCATCCCTCACTTTAATCACTGTAGATTTAAAAGGAATAGtccacccacaaatgaaaattgttCATGTTTACTCATGATGATTTTTAGTGAAACGCATAAGGAAAAGTTTAGCAGAACTATAACCATAGCGATATCTGTGaagttttaaaaatcattctattTCTTTGAGAATAAGAAAATCCACATcactataacaacaacaacacagagggATGATATCACTGGAGTCACTTTCAGAACTATTTTTCCTAGCTCATGAATGATAAACAGATTGACAGACAATCAGAAGCGTTTTAAGACCCCATGTGATGAAAATcaagtttttaatgttgtttccCTGTCTATCAGGcgtttttaatatgtttaaagaCAAACCATGTGCAAATTGATCAGTCAATGCCATTTCGGAGCATTTTCTCCTTGAAACTGCAGTGTGCCAAAGAAAGTAGGAAATGGGCTTTTTCAAACCACATTTTTAATACCATCATGAAAAAAATCGATTCTCCGATGCATCGCGATTATCTCTTCAACGATTCTGAATCGATTCTGTTGTAAGCTTGTTAATTTTTTTCCGCATATGTTACGTGTGTGCGCTAGAAACACAACGGGCTTCATTGCACAGAATTTAACAGTCTGTGCTTTCACCCGCAGTGTTTTACTTGCTTTCATTTCTGTCATTTGGAATGCAGTATTATGAGATGCACGAAACTCGCGCAATGAAAGACTTTCACGTGCGCTTTGTGTTTGCTGTCCTGAAGCTCAGTTGCGGCTGCGATTAAATGCACTTGCATTTTCGAATACTTTTATACGAAATTGATGTACTCACAGTCAGTTATGTTTTCAGAGCAGGACAAAACATCTGATATTGAAATAGATCTGTGTGTGAATGCAGCCTGTTATAGCCGTCATTTACTATGATCTCATCAGTAATAATCAAACAACAATAAtgcagaggaaaaaaaagaaaaatcctcaaTTATTGTCTGTAAACTTTCGGAcacttaaattattataaataagtaattaaaaaatagcCTGCTgtgtaatgtataataaaaaaagaaaaaaaagtaaattttgcacaaaataaatttgatataaaatgtatatgaacCCAATGTAGCCATGTGCAGTAATATTGAAAACTGACAATGTGATGCATCTTGATAATGAGTTGATCATGATAATGAATcgtaattgaattgaattgtaaaACCAGTGAAGATTTACACCCCTATTTTTAAGATTGCAGTACTTGCATACAGAGATTCCAACTATAAACAAAAAGCATATGACTGCAATTTTGTTTAAGATGTAAATTTGTAAAGATGTATTTGCacaacaattgtaaaaaatgtagaTCAAGAATCGTTTTGGTATCGGATCGTGACTCCCAGAATCGGAATCGGATCGGATCATGAAGTGCCTGAAGATGCCCACCCCTAATAGATGTCCATGATGTATGACAACATTGTGATGCatcaataatcgtaatcgaatcgaattgtGGGCCTCTGAATCCTAATCGAATCGAATCTTGATATACCCGTAGATTCTCATTCCTAGTTTCAACTGTTTGGTAATGTTGTCAAACCAAAGTCTAATGATCTTTTACTGTTAAGTGTCTGATGTTGTAGAGCATGATACATTCTGATACATCAAATTCTATACGACCCTGTAGAATtcgttcttcctcctcttctttggGATCAGTTTCTGGTTCAAACATATTATGGCTGAATTAATCCAATATAGCCACTTGCCATTGTGTACCATTTACTACTTCAGTTAACCAAGAAAGCGGAGCAGGTGGTCAAAAACTGCTGTTATTGAGTGGAGGTGGGGTCTAATTAGCATATTCTTGGATACGCATATACTAAATGAGGTAAAGGTAGAGTTCTATTTAAGGCatgaagaaattattttatattatcgctaagttatttttctttgtgtgaaccgGCATTATTTCAAATCTCTGTGTGAACCAAAATGACtatcaaataatattttgctGAAACTCATGAGATATATAGTATCATGATAAATGGTGctttattgcaatttttttaggTTGATACAATAGGTTTTGGTCACTGTGTTCGGTTTTATGGAAAAGAAGAGCGTGAACACTCTGCTAAACATCTCCTGTTGTGTTCCATGAAGGAAAATCATGAGTAAATGACCGATTTGTCATATTTGGGATTTGACATTATTTCTTGAATCACTCCGTGGGATGTCTAGTATCAGCAGCACCACAGAGCTACTTGTTGCCTGAATATCAAATACTGGCTTGATCCTTATGACAGAAGGAGTGGCATGATATGTGATTGCaaagaaattacttttatttttgattggGATTTCATAGCATGGTTTTTCTCTGTGTTCCTGGctgctttatctttatctttgtttttcatttccttacatttttacatatcctatcactttgtgctttattttaaaacattgtcaTATAAGtgtgttctttttattttcacCAAGAGTGCCTTTGCAATGAAGGTAATGGAAAAGGGATAAAGAaagatttatttatgtgtgtgtgtgtgtgtgtagttgctGTGAAATTCGAGCTTGTAGTGCATCACATTTACAAACACTTATAACTATAGCAACCTGACAGCTACCACAGCTTATATCCTTAGCAATGTTATTAAACTCCTTCTCTTCAGAATGCTTGTCACACTATGCCTTacgtttttaatcttttaattgtTCATACAAGGCAGCACTCGTCTATGTGTAAGTATCCACAAATCTCCCATCATCCACAACCTTTTACTCACTTGTGCCATGTGACCATTTCTCGTATCATTTTCAAGTGGATTCATACTTTTACAGATTCTAGAGTTATTGTGACTGGAGCCAAAACCACATTTGATTGCCTATATGTCTTTGTTCCTATATCGTCACTTGTgcactttatgtgtgtgtgtgtgtgtgtgtgccagtgcaAGAGTGCAAGCATGATCAGCCTGGAGGTTAAATATAGCCATTTAGAAAGGCTAAAAGCGGTATAGAGGGGAGGGGTCAACAAGTGTATCCAGAACAGTGATGGCGTGGGGCACTGatcattgactctttttttatgAGAGTCTTAATATCAGAAAGTTTATGCTGCAGTATTTATACAACTATGGGGGAGTTTAACCACTAGCTACAACTTTTTAAGCTTGTTTATTTAAAATCGCGATCAATTGGAAGTAGTGACAGATCTTCTCTTCAGTATTGTGGTGTACATCCAAGTTTAGTGGATTTTCTTTCACATctctgaacacatttttttttctttttgttttgtgggCTATTCCTTTAATTGGGATAAAGTTAAAGCAAGATAATTGTTCATGGACACAACTGTACTAACAAATATATAATGCTTTTCATCCTCccttaatacatttttcattttttgttcatgttttcaaAGCAGAGTGGAGGTCATGTATTATACTGTTTTCAAATCCAtcaaattaaaactgtaaaataacctGCATGCTGAATGTAAACTTGAGCTTTTTCATGTTTAAGAAACTAAAACGAGAGGGGATCAGATTTACTGTATGCCTTGACTGGTAATAAGTTGTTTTCTGAAGAGCATTACTAACAACGTTTTTGACATTGTTGTCTATGTAATGTAACATAAGGCCAAACACCTGAGGTGGCTTCTGGGTATTTGAATTGTTAATGTCCAGCAGGACTTCCAAATTCTCCTCTTGATTGGCCAGTTTGATTGTGGCCAACCACCGGCTCAACATAGACTTGCCCTGTATATCTTTCTTACCTTCATTTTCTCTTCTCAATCTCTCTGTCcctttctcttgctctctttctttgTCTTGGTATTGTATTTCACCTTTCTCCACCGGTTGTACACAGATCCAAATGTGTATAGAGAAACCTTGAAGAAATCAATAAAACATTCATTCTTTTAATGGTAAGCCTATGTGTTTATTTCAGTAACACGATGAGAGGCTGTGGTGCTTCATGAAAAAAATCATGACAGCTAAATCACAAGTGCATTATTGCTTTTATGAAATGATTactacataattaaaatgttaaggacatgttttcattttacttAGCATATTCATATAGCACTTGGCAtgtaactgatggactggagtcgtttGGGTTATTGTGAAGCAAAAATCTGTAATTCAgaattaattagcattagcattcaattttattatttcCCCTTAGAAATTTGTCTTAGAGAGAGATCAGatcaaacatacacaaaaaactgacaaaaaaaaaaatccacagaaaAATCACTTATTACACAACAATAGATATTACCTGTTACCCATAACCTTTCCCTCACCTACACACAATTTATCTCTTATTGTTCaataattttattcaattaatatttgcaacttcaaaacattgcttctgttatgtgaattacttgtggattatttgggtgttttttttctcagatgtTCAGACTCATTGGTGAGCAAAcaattgatgtaatgctaaacttctccaaCTCTGTTCATATAATGGAACAACTCATCCAAATCTACatctatccatatatatatatatatatatatttttttaggtgaactactaAACAGTTACACTTATTGATgatatattgattatttattattaaagactttaatgttatgaatactttttttttttttttgcctagaaTTTATCTTCACTATAAACTGGTTAAAAAAGTTTTCCTCATTCACTAAATGTTATGCAGTGATTCAGATATCATGCAACTAAATTAATTAGTAAAAGTTCCCATTACAGTTCATATTTATTAGATATGCTCATTCAGTCATACTAATGATTACAACTCAAAAATGTTCTTTCTTACTAAtaattgctaaatatatatatatatatatatatatatatatatatatatatatatatatatatatatataatcttttataaTTACCATCCAAATTCACTGAAAAGTCTTACTAATAAAATTGCAGTAGGCACTATTCTTaagcaaatactttttttgataTCTGAATAATTGTGGCAAATAAAATGTTGTAGGCTAAACTGTAGAGGGAAAAGTTGCTAGTAATAACTGGGATGCTTTAACTTCATGGTAGGTATTGTGACAACATACCCCATATAGAAAACATGTCCTGCATGCCTGTTCAGTGAGATCTTTATTCCTGGGCACTATGTTGAAAAATGTTcagtaggttttttttattattattattatttttttaaagacattttatgaGACATATTCACTGAAGTCAAAAATATGACAACTAGCCTTGGTCTTGTTAAATCTGCTCACGACTCCATAATTGGCCTGCGTGAATGTTGCTGTAATACTGGAGTCAATCTGTACTGCCACTCCTCCGCgggagcgcgcacacacacacacacacacacacactcaggctgGAGAGTCGGGCGCACACGCTCCTGCCAGGAAGTTGTTGTTATTCGGGAATTAACAAAGACACGAAAAAAGGTATAATTAACGCAACGAAACTACACGAGAGGGATCCGTGTAACGTGTACGGGATCCGGGTATGAGCTGGAGGAGTATTAACTAACTAATGGAGGACTAATCGATGGAGGCAGACAGAAGTTTTGGGCTCGTCTGGgtcctgctgctgctgttgggtATTACAGCCGCTTCAGGGAGAGAAGGTGGGTCATCTCCACGCATTCCCAAACTACCCCAAAATTCCCATAATATACTATTACTTACTACGTTAATGTAAAGTTACGAAGCACATAGAGTGTTCAACGTGAACATACAGCGGCGGGACACATTCTTTCGGAGAAACTGAAGCAGTTGACACCCCGTTTACATACACTGCTGAAGTCGCTCGGGGCCCGCTGCATTTTTACGCGGCTGTTCGAGTCAAGGTTTGGAGCGATCGGTTTTGCCGCGTCGCTTCCTTGAAATGCACACGCAGTGTGGAATTCGAGATTTTGTAACAAGTTGTTTTAGTGGAGGAAACAATTTTACCACTTAACCCTGTGTTTATGTTACTAAATTAGACTAATAAGCCTATATAAAGTGGATAAGGTCAGAAAATCCTGTCGGgtgttttgtctttcttttctcaCACTGTTGGCGCATTAGTCGTAGGTGAGGTATGTCACACAAACTTGATTTGCAACTTTTGCTTGACAATAGCGCTGAAACCTGACAGCCAGAGTTCAGGAGTTTAATGGGCACAACT includes these proteins:
- the LOC113056298 gene encoding post-GPI attachment to proteins factor 3-like encodes the protein MLCLMSGRSHSSMTRLMFLAAAVFLLSAAASASQGDKEPVYRDCVKQCVRTNCTGARLRGFQSSQPPYMALTGWTCRDDCRYQCMWTTVGLYQAEGYSVPQFHGKWPFARFLCFEEPASALASLLNGLACLLMLLRYRSTVPRQSPMYHTITAFSLISLNAWFWSTVFHTRDTYLTEKMDYFCASAVILYSIYLCCVRTLGLRRPAISSMVGALLILAFTSHVSYLTFVSFDYGYNMAANATIGMINLLWWLCWCWLNRRILPYWWKCGMVVLLLHGLALLELLDFPPLFWVLDAHAVWHLSTVPVHFLFYSFLIDDSLHLLNTEKPGVKLD